A region of the Curvibacter sp. AEP1-3 genome:
GGCGTTGCGCAGCTGCGCTTCTGCCAAGGGGCCCAGGATCATGCCCACAATCACCGGCGCGGTCGGGAAGCTGAAGCGGCGCATCACCAGGCCCAACACGCCCACGGCGTATAGCAAGACCAAGTCAAACGCGCTTTGGCGCATGCCGTAGGTGCCCACGGTGGCAAAAATCAGAATGCCGGCGTACAACTGGGCCTTGGGCACTTTGAGCAACTTCACCCACAAACCCACCATGGGCAGGTTCAGCACGAGCAACATGACGTTACCGATGAACAAGGAGGCGATCAGTGCCCATACCAAAGCCGACGAGCTGGTGAACAGTTGCGGACCGGGCTGAATCCCGTAATTCTGGAAAGCACCCAGCAACACAGCCGTGGTGTTGGATACCGGAATACCCAAGGTCAGCAACGGAATCAAGGCGGTGGTCACCGTGGCATTGTTGGCAGCTTCGGGACCAGCAACACCCTCGATAGCGCCCTTGGTGCCGAACTCAGCCAGGTTGTCACCCTTGGCCAGTTTCTTCTCGGCGGCATAGCTCAGGAAGGTCGGAATTTCTGTTCCACCGGCAGGGATGCAACCGAAGGGTGCACCGATAGCGGCCCCCCGCAACCAGGCCGGAATGGAGCGCTTCCAGTCGAGGGCTGTCATAGTGACACGGCTCAACTTGTTTTCCGTCTCAACGACCTTGCCTTCGAACAATACAAAGTGCAACGCCTCCGCCACGGCGAACAGACCCACCGCAACCAGCACGATTTCAATTCCGTCCAGCAACTCCGGCATGTTGCCGGTGTAGCGCGCCTGGCCGGTGATCTGGTCCATGCCGATCAGGCCAATGGCC
Encoded here:
- a CDS encoding tripartite tricarboxylate transporter permease — translated: MEIWNQLLQGFATAGTPVNLLWAFVGCALGTAVGVLPGIGPATAVAMLLPITTQVEATASMIFFAGIYYGAMYGGSTTSILLNTPGETSSMVTAMEGNKMAKSGRAGAALATAAIGSFVAGSIATVVVTLFAPLVAEYAVKLGPPEYFCLMLLAFTTVSAVLGQSTLRGLTALFLGLAIGLIGMDQITGQARYTGNMPELLDGIEIVLVAVGLFAVAEALHFVLFEGKVVETENKLSRVTMTALDWKRSIPAWLRGAAIGAPFGCIPAGGTEIPTFLSYAAEKKLAKGDNLAEFGTKGAIEGVAGPEAANNATVTTALIPLLTLGIPVSNTTAVLLGAFQNYGIQPGPQLFTSSSALVWALIASLFIGNVMLLVLNLPMVGLWVKLLKVPKAQLYAGILIFATVGTYGMRQSAFDLVLLYAVGVLGLVMRRFSFPTAPVIVGMILGPLAEAQLRNAMSIGEGSAMIFLQRPMSVFLLLVVLTVLVLPRVLKRFQSKAV